Below is a genomic region from Anoxybacillus flavithermus.
AGAGAGTAATTTCAAATAGCGATAACCTTGGATGAATCCCTCAATGAAGTAATTTTCCGCTTCAGCATATACAAGATCATGAAACTCATCGTTAAAGTCTTCAAGAAGTTGCTTTTCTTCTTCGTTTAGCACATTTTTCAATGCTTTATACTTTTTCTCAATGATCGAACGCTTCTCCTTTGTGTACTTGGAAGTCACAATATTACTACCTTCACGCGCTAAAACCTCAATAGCAACACCTTTAAGCACTTCCACCATACCGGCATCGTAACAAGCCGCTCCAAATTCAAGAGCATAATCAAGACTTACTCGATGCGATTTTGCGATTTCTGCAATCTTGTAGGCTGTGACCATGGTACTCATAATAAAGCCTCCTTTTTTCTTTTACTTATCGAAGATTTTTTTGTCTTTTTGTAGATTATTGTAACGTATTATCATTTTTTGTCAATATATTTCTTTGGTATCTAAAAGATTTATCTGTATAATTAGAGATGACTAAGCGATAAAGAAGGGAAGGTGTAAAAATGATCAGCTATAAACCATTGCTAAAGTTGTTAATTGATCGCGGTATAAAGAAACAGGATCTACAGAAAGCAGCCAATATATCATGGTCTACAATGGCCAAGTTCAACAAAGATGAATATGT
It encodes:
- a CDS encoding DUF6809 family protein; translated protein: MSTMVTAYKIAEIAKSHRVSLDYALEFGAACYDAGMVEVLKGVAIEVLAREGSNIVTSKYTKEKRSIIEKKYKALKNVLNEEEKQLLEDFNDEFHDLVYAEAENYFIEGFIQGYRYLKLLSYSGYADYMEE
- a CDS encoding helix-turn-helix domain-containing protein; its protein translation is MISYKPLLKLLIDRGIKKQDLQKAANISWSTMAKFNKDEYVSLEVIDRICAVLDCQPGDLIEYIPDEKES